One genomic region from Dehalococcoidia bacterium encodes:
- a CDS encoding response regulator transcription factor produces the protein MVKNQAFTVAITGPDSLFRREIRGSLSEERFEILWEAEGYENTILELEKLAPDLLILSLPDCDVGLISFLEETLSQRFPSTRKLLVAPDPSVSGILPQLLRAGLKGYVVNEDVSSVYNAAIVVLQGGYWLSQCIAEKMFQEAAFTQPVALAPGGFTSREQEIFRLMGRGLSDEEIAQSLGISQRTVRFHLRHILDKLGVATRVKAIIRALFDLRD, from the coding sequence ATGGTCAAAAATCAGGCGTTCACGGTGGCGATTACCGGCCCTGATTCCCTATTTCGAAGGGAAATCCGTGGGTCTCTCAGTGAGGAGAGATTTGAGATATTATGGGAAGCTGAAGGGTACGAAAATACCATTTTGGAACTTGAAAAGTTAGCTCCGGACCTTCTCATCTTGAGTTTGCCGGATTGTGACGTGGGGCTGATTTCTTTCTTGGAGGAGACGTTGTCCCAACGTTTCCCCAGCACCCGCAAGCTCCTGGTTGCGCCCGACCCCAGTGTTTCGGGCATACTCCCACAATTATTGAGAGCCGGGCTGAAAGGCTATGTGGTGAACGAGGATGTCTCATCTGTTTATAATGCAGCCATCGTCGTACTCCAAGGCGGATATTGGCTGAGCCAATGTATTGCCGAAAAGATGTTTCAGGAAGCGGCCTTCACCCAGCCTGTTGCCTTGGCTCCCGGCGGATTTACTTCCAGAGAACAAGAAATCTTCCGTCTCATGGGCAGGGGACTTTCTGATGAGGAGATCGCCCAATCGTTGGGCATTAGCCAGCGGACCGTTCGCTTCCACCTGCGGCATATCCTGGATAAACTGGGCGTTGCCACCCGCGTCAAGGCTATCATCCGGGCCCTCTTTGATCTGAGAGACTAA